In Salinisphaera sp. LB1, one genomic interval encodes:
- a CDS encoding 3-hydroxyacyl-CoA dehydrogenase NAD-binding domain-containing protein: protein MSESPEKQTIVPRRVAIVGTGVIGCGWAVRALAAGAEVVAYDIDVETARRRLAQTLDIAWPSLEKRGLAAHADRDNWRVTDDLDAAVADADLVQENVPERLELKQTVLSHIDGATAPDTLIGSSTSGIRPTALAAGCSHAPERVFVAHPFNPVYLLPLVEIVGGERTAPGMIQTAQAMYRGLSMRPLVVRREIEGHIADRLMEALWREALHLVNDGVATTEEIDAAVVYGAGLRWSLMGTFLTFHLAGGEQGMRHMLEQFGPALKLPWTRLEAPELTDKLIDRVVEGCEHQAGGRSVARLEHRRDAFLTELLALVEKYWPESEGLPGRI from the coding sequence ATGAGCGAATCGCCCGAGAAACAGACCATCGTGCCCAGGCGCGTCGCCATCGTCGGCACCGGTGTCATCGGCTGCGGCTGGGCGGTACGCGCGCTGGCCGCCGGGGCCGAGGTCGTGGCCTACGACATCGACGTCGAGACCGCGCGTCGCCGGCTGGCCCAGACCCTCGACATCGCCTGGCCATCGTTGGAAAAGCGCGGCCTGGCGGCCCACGCCGATCGCGACAACTGGCGCGTGACCGACGATCTCGATGCCGCGGTCGCGGACGCCGATCTGGTGCAGGAAAACGTGCCGGAGCGGCTCGAACTCAAGCAGACCGTGCTATCGCACATCGACGGCGCCACGGCACCGGATACGCTGATCGGCTCGTCCACCTCCGGTATCAGGCCGACCGCGCTGGCCGCCGGCTGCAGTCATGCCCCGGAACGCGTCTTCGTCGCCCACCCCTTCAACCCGGTCTATCTGTTGCCGCTGGTGGAAATCGTGGGCGGCGAGCGGACCGCACCCGGTATGATCCAGACCGCGCAGGCGATGTATCGCGGCCTAAGCATGCGCCCGTTGGTCGTCCGCCGCGAGATCGAGGGCCATATCGCCGACCGGCTGATGGAAGCGCTCTGGCGCGAGGCGCTGCATCTGGTCAACGACGGCGTCGCAACCACCGAAGAAATCGATGCCGCCGTGGTCTACGGCGCCGGCCTGCGCTGGTCGCTGATGGGTACCTTCCTCACCTTCCATCTGGCCGGCGGCGAACAGGGCATGCGGCACATGCTCGAACAATTCGGCCCGGCCCTGAAGCTGCCCTGGACCAGACTGGAAGCCCCGGAGCTGACCGACAAACTGATCGATCGCGTGGTCGAGGGCTGCGAGCATCAGGCCGGCGGCCGCTCGGTCGCCCGGCTCGAGCATCGGCGCGACGCGTTCCTGACCGAACTGCTCGCCCTGGTCGAGAAATACTGGCCGGAATCCGAGGGCCTGCCCGGGCGCATCTAG
- a CDS encoding 3-keto-5-aminohexanoate cleavage protein: MNTQVILTCAVTGAGDTRGKNPNVPVTPAEIATACIEAAEAGASISHVHVRDPETGAHSHKSEYFREIADRVRDSDTDVVLNFTAGGGGDLFPELTGAEGEDRQIRAAAGSDLQSPSERHAPIGEMLPEICTLDCGSLNFGDMVYLNSANWLREHAALVQAAGVKPELECFDLGHVWFARQLIDEGLIDGDPLFQLCLGIPWGAEADPQTMLAMRDKLPANAYWAAFGIGRMQMPMVAQAMIAGGHCRVGLEDNLYLSKGVKADNAGLVDKARSIIEALGGDVMSPQDTRNRLALRGANTGGTA; the protein is encoded by the coding sequence ATGAACACCCAGGTGATTCTGACCTGTGCGGTGACCGGCGCCGGCGACACGCGCGGCAAGAACCCGAACGTACCGGTCACCCCGGCCGAAATCGCGACCGCCTGCATCGAGGCCGCCGAAGCCGGGGCCTCGATCTCGCATGTGCATGTCCGCGATCCGGAGACCGGCGCACACAGCCATAAAAGTGAATATTTCCGCGAAATCGCCGATCGCGTGCGCGATTCGGATACCGACGTGGTACTCAACTTTACCGCCGGCGGCGGCGGTGATCTGTTCCCGGAACTGACCGGCGCCGAAGGCGAGGACCGCCAGATTCGCGCCGCCGCCGGTTCCGACCTACAGAGCCCATCCGAACGTCATGCGCCGATCGGCGAGATGCTGCCCGAGATCTGCACACTGGACTGCGGCAGCCTCAACTTCGGCGACATGGTGTACCTCAACTCGGCTAACTGGCTGCGCGAGCACGCCGCGCTGGTCCAGGCCGCCGGCGTGAAGCCCGAACTGGAATGCTTCGATCTCGGCCACGTCTGGTTCGCCCGCCAGCTGATCGACGAAGGCCTGATCGACGGCGACCCGTTGTTCCAGCTCTGCCTCGGCATCCCCTGGGGTGCGGAAGCCGATCCGCAGACCATGCTTGCCATGCGCGACAAACTGCCGGCGAACGCATACTGGGCCGCCTTCGGCATCGGCCGCATGCAGATGCCCATGGTCGCCCAGGCCATGATCGCCGGCGGGCACTGCCGCGTGGGCCTGGAAGACAACCTCTATCTGTCGAAGGGCGTGAAGGCCGACAACGCCGGGCTCGTCGACAAGGCGCGCTCGATCATCGAAGCCCTGGGCGGCGACGTCATGAGCCCGCAGGACACGCGCAATCGTCTGGCCCTGCGCGGCGCGAACACCGGGGGTACGGCATGA